The window AGACATTGCCTTCAAGATAAGAGCAATGGAGCATGACGCAGATGAGCTAACCCATGAGGTAATTCGGAAATTGAATACTACTTTTGTCACCCCGCTTGACCGCGAGGACATTCATGCCCTCACAAGCGCTCTCGATGACATCATGGATTATATTGAGGCTGCAGCCGACCGAATAGTTTTATATGAAATCACTCAACCTACGGAGGCGGCGGCCAAGCTTTCGAAGATTCTTGCTGAAGCCACTGAACAAACCGTCCAAGCTGTTGGATGTCTTAGGGATATCAAACGCTCGGCGCCTGTGCGCGAAGCGTGCATTTTGATAAATCGTTTAGAAAATCAAGGCGATCAAGTAAATCGGGTTGCGATTGCAAAGCTATTCCAAATGCATGACAAGCCAATCGAAGCTCTCAAATGGCGCGAAATCTATGATCATATTGAGACAGCAATTGATAAGTGCGAGGATGTTGCCGATATAATTGAGTCAACTTGTCTGAAAAATGCTTAACGCGGGAAGAAAAAAATGAAACGTTTTCGCTTCATGCCTACGGAAGAAAACTTCTTTGAGCTTTTTGAAGAAATAGCCCAAGCCCTTGTCGAAGCTGCCAAGGTGCTCCACGAATTAATCGCTAATTACGATGACATTGAGCATAAAACTCACTTACTTCGTGAGATGGAAAAGCGGATAGACCGAGCGACCGGCGGAATATGCGATCGATTGAATATTAGCTTCGTAACGCCAATTGACCGGGAAGATATACACAACCTTGCGGTTTCAATGGATGAGGTTCTTGATTATATAGAGGCATCTGCCGACCGCATGAAGCTTTATGGTGTTGAGGACCCTGCAGCGGAAGTGCCTGAGACGGCGGAGATATCTGCTATCCTTGTCCAGGCTACTGAGCAAATTCAAATTGGCATCAAGGCGCTTTCAAATCTTCGGCAGATTGACCAAGTACTGAATCCTTGCGTTAAAATAAACGAGCTGGAAAACGACGCGGATAAGTTGCTTAGGAAAGCACTGAACCGATTGTTTAAAGAAAAGACAAGGCCACTCGATATAGTCAAGTGGCAGGAGATTATCTACAGATTAGAGTTAGCCACAGATAAGTGTGAAGATGTGGCAAATGTTTTGGAAAGCATAGTGGTGAAAAATGCTTGATGCGACAATTATACTTCTCGGAACAGTAGTTGTTCTTGCACTAGCTTTCGACTTCATAAATGGCTTTCATGATACAGCAAACGCAATAGCTACTTCGGTTCTCACTCGCGCGCTCTCCATTCGAAATGCGATATTTCTTTCTGCTATGCAAAATTTTGTGGGAGCGATGATTTGGACGGGCGTAGCGCAAACAATAGGAAAGGGTATTGTAGACCCAAGCCTGGTTACTGGC is drawn from Armatimonadota bacterium and contains these coding sequences:
- a CDS encoding DUF47 family protein codes for the protein MIRLLPKQESFYDLLEKQVQMVNEAAHILVQLMADCRDAEDIAFKIRAMEHDADELTHEVIRKLNTTFVTPLDREDIHALTSALDDIMDYIEAAADRIVLYEITQPTEAAAKLSKILAEATEQTVQAVGCLRDIKRSAPVREACILINRLENQGDQVNRVAIAKLFQMHDKPIEALKWREIYDHIETAIDKCEDVADIIESTCLKNA
- a CDS encoding DUF47 family protein; this encodes MKRFRFMPTEENFFELFEEIAQALVEAAKVLHELIANYDDIEHKTHLLREMEKRIDRATGGICDRLNISFVTPIDREDIHNLAVSMDEVLDYIEASADRMKLYGVEDPAAEVPETAEISAILVQATEQIQIGIKALSNLRQIDQVLNPCVKINELENDADKLLRKALNRLFKEKTRPLDIVKWQEIIYRLELATDKCEDVANVLESIVVKNA